Proteins from a single region of Thermofilaceae archaeon:
- a CDS encoding type II toxin-antitoxin system VapC family toxin — MKVYLDSSAIVKRYVEERGSTIVRKVYREAYSGSATLTVSAWNIGEVLGVFNKYRRRGWLSEEGYTEALRTFASETSRLIKLGVMSLVPVRTSILIASWSLTLKHNIYQADALQVVSAKHAGADIFYTGDRELAKVASSEGLRVVCLED, encoded by the coding sequence GTGAAAGTTTACCTCGACTCGAGCGCGATCGTCAAAAGGTACGTAGAGGAGAGGGGTAGCACTATCGTGCGGAAGGTCTACAGAGAGGCGTACAGTGGGAGTGCAACCCTGACGGTATCAGCTTGGAACATTGGTGAGGTTCTTGGAGTCTTCAACAAGTATCGCAGGAGGGGGTGGCTGAGCGAGGAGGGCTACACCGAAGCTCTACGAACCTTCGCCAGTGAAACATCGAGGCTCATCAAGCTTGGCGTAATGAGCTTAGTTCCCGTTAGAACGAGCATCCTGATCGCCTCCTGGAGCCTCACCCTGAAGCACAACATCTACCAGGCCGACGCCCTCCAGGTAGTATCGGCGAAGCACGCGGGAGCGGACATTTTCTACACGGGAGACAGGGAGCTGGCTAAAGTCGCATCGAGTGAGGGGCTCAGAGTCGTGTGCCTGGAGGACTAA